In the Prochlorococcus sp. MIT 1307 genome, one interval contains:
- the psaJ gene encoding photosystem I reaction center subunit IX, with the protein MSFKAKHKIFRSAPVIGAGWIIVTAGYLIEFNRFHPDLLFHPMTW; encoded by the coding sequence ATGTCTTTCAAAGCAAAGCACAAGATCTTCAGATCAGCGCCCGTTATCGGTGCGGGCTGGATAATCGTTACAGCTGGATATCTAATTGAATTCAATCGATTCCATCCCGATTTACTATTTCACCCAATGACCTGGTAA
- a CDS encoding Photosystem I reaction center subunit III, whose product MRRLFAILISAFLVVGFAPLANAAAGPALNADRADTTFTESGLSLCSENARFQERASTASTAQAVARFERYGHVNCGDDGLPHLIIAPTIDPFGALYMRGFEGNVLIPAHIFVGVCGIIGWAGREYLKMARESGDAVDKEIFIDSALLQKALIKGAQWPFAANSQGRSGELRESNKNITTSPESDYSNVPF is encoded by the coding sequence ATGCGACGTCTCTTCGCCATTCTTATATCGGCTTTCCTTGTTGTTGGCTTTGCTCCGTTAGCAAATGCTGCAGCTGGGCCTGCTTTAAACGCAGATAGAGCTGACACTACATTCACCGAATCTGGTCTTTCTTTATGCTCTGAAAACGCCAGGTTCCAAGAGAGAGCAAGCACTGCCTCTACAGCCCAAGCAGTTGCTCGCTTTGAAAGGTATGGGCATGTCAACTGTGGCGACGATGGATTACCTCATCTAATTATCGCTCCCACAATTGATCCTTTTGGAGCGCTTTACATGAGGGGATTTGAAGGAAATGTCCTAATCCCTGCTCATATTTTCGTAGGTGTTTGCGGAATCATTGGCTGGGCAGGAAGGGAGTACCTCAAGATGGCTCGGGAGTCTGGTGACGCTGTTGACAAGGAAATTTTTATCGACTCTGCCCTACTCCAAAAAGCCCTAATCAAAGGGGCACAATGGCCATTCGCAGCTAATTCTCAGGGCCGTTCCGGAGAATTGCGCGAGAGCAACAAAAACATCACGACTTCACCAGAGTCTGATTACAGCAATGTTCCTTTTTAA
- the tsaD gene encoding tRNA (adenosine(37)-N6)-threonylcarbamoyltransferase complex transferase subunit TsaD, which yields MRYNPKSKTVLALETSCDETAVALLKSECGQFRTVANLVASQIEEHAKWGGVVPEIASRRHLEALPFLVEEVLSTSGQSMREIDAVAATVTPGLNGALLIGSVTARTLSALHQKPFLGIHHLEGHLASVFLNENPPRPPYLVLLVSGGHTELIKVNNDCKYQRLGRSHDDAAGEAFDKVARLLGLGYPGGPAIEKLATYGNPKAYSLPKGRVSNPAGGFYPYDFSFSGLKTAMLRQVQLLETKQGELPLENLAASFENIVAEVLVERSIRCVLNQELKTLVMVGGVAANKRLRKMMSDATSSYGVALHMAPKAFCTDNAAMIGVAALKRLESGVSQSSIQLGVSPRWSLEQADLLYRANAPF from the coding sequence ATGAGATACAACCCCAAATCCAAAACAGTCCTGGCCCTCGAAACAAGTTGTGACGAGACAGCAGTTGCATTGCTGAAGTCAGAATGTGGCCAATTTCGCACTGTTGCTAATCTTGTAGCCTCTCAAATTGAGGAACATGCCAAATGGGGAGGAGTTGTTCCTGAAATTGCATCTAGAAGGCATTTAGAGGCTCTTCCTTTCCTTGTAGAGGAAGTTTTGTCTACTTCTGGGCAATCCATGAGAGAGATTGATGCAGTTGCCGCAACTGTTACGCCTGGATTGAATGGGGCTCTTTTGATTGGTTCTGTAACAGCAAGAACCCTTTCGGCTCTTCATCAAAAGCCTTTTTTAGGTATTCATCATTTGGAGGGACATCTCGCATCTGTTTTTTTAAATGAGAATCCTCCACGCCCCCCTTATCTGGTTTTATTGGTCAGTGGTGGGCATACAGAGTTAATAAAAGTAAATAATGATTGTAAATATCAGCGTTTAGGAAGAAGCCATGATGATGCCGCTGGGGAAGCTTTTGACAAAGTTGCTCGATTATTGGGACTTGGTTATCCAGGGGGCCCAGCGATTGAGAAATTAGCCACGTATGGAAATCCTAAGGCATATTCTTTGCCTAAAGGGAGGGTCTCCAACCCTGCAGGGGGGTTCTATCCTTATGACTTTTCATTTAGTGGGCTAAAAACAGCAATGTTGCGTCAAGTGCAATTGCTTGAAACAAAGCAAGGCGAGTTGCCATTGGAGAACCTTGCAGCAAGTTTTGAAAATATTGTTGCAGAGGTATTGGTTGAGAGAAGTATTCGATGTGTTTTGAATCAAGAGTTGAAAACTTTAGTAATGGTTGGGGGTGTTGCAGCAAACAAACGTTTAAGGAAAATGATGTCTGATGCGACCTCTTCCTATGGGGTTGCGTTACATATGGCCCCAAAAGCTTTTTGCACGGATAATGCAGCAATGATTGGCGTAGCAGCTTTAAAGCGCTTAGAATCAGGGGTGAGCCAAAGTTCAATACAGTTGGGAGTTTCTCCTCGCTGGTCCTTAGAGCAAGCAGATCTCTTATATCGAGCTAACGCTCCTTTTTAA
- a CDS encoding high light inducible protein encodes MDSHQNHQAIEVDHPVSRVELNSWRRGFTPQAEIWNGRMAWFGLLVGLSLLVSMNFLIN; translated from the coding sequence ATGGATTCACACCAAAACCATCAGGCCATTGAAGTAGATCACCCAGTCAGTCGAGTAGAGCTTAACTCTTGGCGAAGAGGCTTTACTCCTCAAGCAGAGATTTGGAATGGCAGGATGGCATGGTTTGGTTTACTGGTTGGCTTGAGTCTTTTGGTTTCGATGAATTTTTTAATTAATTAG
- the gmk gene encoding guanylate kinase: MHPSPLIGRLIVITGPSGVGKGTLVKRLLSRHREIWLSVSATTRMPRQGEIEGQHYFFIRRDRFKELVDEVGFLEWAEFAGNCYGTPSKEVQKKLLSGRSVLLEIELEGARQVRKTFPEALQIFLAPPSFSELEKRIRGRATDSEAAIQRRLLRAKEELKAQNEFDAVVINDDLDKALEDLEGKIGLSS, from the coding sequence ATGCACCCTTCTCCTCTTATCGGCAGGCTTATTGTTATCACTGGACCGAGTGGAGTCGGTAAAGGGACTTTAGTTAAGCGATTGCTTTCAAGACATCGAGAAATTTGGCTTTCGGTTTCCGCTACAACTCGGATGCCAAGACAAGGAGAGATAGAAGGTCAACATTATTTCTTCATAAGAAGGGATCGATTTAAGGAGCTAGTGGATGAGGTTGGATTTCTTGAATGGGCAGAGTTTGCAGGGAATTGTTATGGGACTCCTAGCAAAGAAGTACAAAAAAAGCTTTTGAGCGGAAGGTCTGTTTTACTTGAAATTGAATTGGAAGGTGCTAGACAAGTTCGAAAAACTTTCCCTGAGGCTTTACAGATTTTTCTTGCCCCTCCAAGTTTTAGCGAACTTGAGAAAAGAATTCGAGGGAGGGCAACTGATTCTGAAGCGGCTATTCAGCGAAGATTGTTAAGAGCAAAAGAGGAACTGAAAGCACAAAATGAATTTGACGCTGTAGTTATTAATGATGATCTAGACAAAGCACTTGAAGATTTAGAGGGGAAAATAGGCCTTAGCTCTTAA